A region of the Mus caroli chromosome 7, CAROLI_EIJ_v1.1, whole genome shotgun sequence genome:
TGCACTTTATGAGCAACAACACTGACTACCTTGACAAGCCATGCTCACTGATACAATAGTGGTTCAAAATTAAGGGAGTAACTGACTGCTTTCTGATCATATGTAAGGTCTTCTCCACTAGGTAGAACTCATGCCTTGAGGCATTGTTGGGGCCAAAAACCTGTGGCCAGCTATTTTATAAATACTAGGGGCAAACCCAAAATTAATCTGCTAAGTGAATATATAGTTAAAATGATGCATATTGTTTATTGCATTACCCATAGATGAATGTATTTATTATCTTTCATAACAGAAGTTTCAGATTGTGGAAGATAGTAATTATAACAGAGACCCCTTTGTGAGCATTTAGAGAATAAGAGATAATGGAAGTCTAAATGCAACATCTAGATAGCATCCTTCTGCACAAGAGTGAGATTATCACAGAAGACATTGTGGAAATACCATTAAGCCAGAGCTGATGAtggataaagagaagaaaaaagtgtttTTCAGACAAAGTAGtgtgcatatgaactcacagtgagtGTGACAGAATGCACAAGAAACAGTACATCAATATGGAGAGCCAACTGTTTATGAATGCTCTGGTTTCCTTTGTTTATCATTCAGGACTCCTAGGTACTACTGTTCACTGAAGTTGGTAGTTCACTGCCTTGGGATTCAGTGGTAATACcttacatttttatatgtgttgtttgttctttgtcaGTTTCCCCAGAGAGATCCACATCGTGCATATAATCCCACAGTTCAGTTCAAACTTACTAAAAGACCCAAAGTTCCCAGCATAATAGCCTGTTTTGTCTCTGCTAGTAAAGACATAGAAAGTTCCTGTTTCCACAAGGCCCTGGTAAGATAGATAATGATGCTCACTGTGTtgtctttgtgtatgtttattaCCTACACATAAATATTCAAACAAGCTTACAGAATTTTCAAGTAATTCTATATTCTACCATATCTTTAGATTCCCATATAATATTATCAAACAGTGTGTAGCTGAATATTGTAATGATTACTCTCAGAGATGAAATTCATGATTTAACAACAATAGACGAAAGCAAGAAAACATGGTAAATTCAAAGTAGATTACATGATATTTATTAGTATAAAGCAAATTTGACTGAAAACCTTAACAGGATAGGCAATATTGTCACTGTTTGATTTTTAGTAATCCTAGACATTAATcatgtaatttataattttaattgaataaaTCCTAAACATGCCTGTAAAATCATCTTCCTATCTAACTGTATCTTCTACCTTGTCCTCAAGCCAAAATATATCTATTTGGACACTAGtggataaaaaacaaaatctacttTTCATAATTCCCTGAGAGAATCATAAGTATTGAGTGAAATTTCCCTGTAGTGACTTTCCATCAACCTACTTCTTGACAAACCTTAGTGTCAATGAAAATGCTAAACCTCGTCTTTCTGAGATCTAATTACTCTCCTGTGCTGAGCTCAATCACCTGACTTTCAAACTTTTATTTGTCAACTGAATCCTGTCACTCATCATCTAAAATTCATGACTACTTACAGTATCTATAGTCACTATAAATTTGTATATCCCCCTTTTGCAAAACACCCCTCCTTTTGTCACATTCTATTTCTGTAATTGTCTTAACTGCTAAGTTTCTGAAAATGAACCAATCTATAGTACCAGCACAATTTCTCCATCTGCTCGCTAATCCACCCGTGCTGATTGTCAGTTTCAGTGCAGAGAGGGCACCTGCCTTTCCCAAGGTCACAACTACTCTGACCTGCATTGGAATATTTCCATGCTTACTAGAGTTGGCTGCTCAAGCATTTCAGCACTGCTGTCAAACATAGGGGAATACCATGcactcagtttgtttgttttatagttcTCATAAAGCATTCAGGCATCCCATAGCTTAGGAAATGTAATCTATCCTATTAACGTTCACAATATTCTGTcttcattattttcctttaaataccaaCTCTCTTCAGCTATTCACCCATAATATGGGATCAAAGTGATTGCTTCTATAGTTCTATGTCTGGAGAGTCACACCAGCAGGATCAATCCAGAGAAACAAAGTCTTTAAGAAGGTTTTTCCAGCTCACTTTAAGCCTggcaaattaaaaattaaacgtgcttgttttctgtgtttctaagAATGGAGTTTCTCACACTAAAAGATTCTCATTGTTTGCAATTCTAGAAATTACTATTTATGCACAAAATCCTATGAAACTTAAAAGTCTACAAATATGAAGATAAATATATAAGTGTATAAATTTATGTGATTATAGTTTCTTGGTTTAAGGATATAAAGTTTTGTATATTCTAAATGTCTCTACTTTTAAAAGGATATAAAGCTTTGTATATTCTAAATGTCTCTACTCTTAATTgctaaattaataaattttagttttctgaacAACAGAATTAATTTCCTAGAGTAGTTTTTCTAATCAGAAAAcagcttaaatattttaaagtaagtatAATTTGTTACTTGTTAGGATGTGAGCATTGTGAAGGCAAATGCTACAAATGCAGGACAACACAGAATTCCTAAGCAACTTCACATCGAAATTACCAACCTTCTTCTTGACTGGTATTCCTGGCCTAGAGTCtgcttacagctggatctccatCCCTTTCTGTTGTCTTTATGCCACCGCCCTCTCTGGCAACAGCATGATCCTCTTCATCATTGNGACCCAGCATAGCCTGCATGAACCTATGTACTATTTCCTCTCCGTGCTCTCTGCCACTGACCTGGGTTTGACTTTTTCTACAATGTCAACCACCTTGAGAATCCTGTGGTTTCAGGCAAATGAAATCAGTCTAGATTTTTGCATTGTTCAGATGTTTTTTCTCCATGGATTCGCATGTACCGAATCTGGGGTGTTAGTGGGTATGGCTTTTGATCGATATGTAGCGATCTGCAACCCTCTTAGATATACCATGATTCTTACTAATTCTAGAATCATTCAGATGGGTTTCCTAGTGATAATACGCACTCTACTATTAACAGTTCCACCACTTTTGCTCCTTAAACCTGTCTCTTTCTGTAAGAGGATTACCCTTTCCCACTCCTACTGCTATTATCCAGATGTGATTAAGTTAGCATGTTCAGACACTCGGGTGAATAGCATCTGTGGGCTAGTTGATCTCATTCTGACCATAGGGATAGATATTCCATGCATTGT
Encoded here:
- the LOC110299305 gene encoding olfactory receptor 51F1-like — protein: MLQMQDNTEFLSNFTSKLPTFFLTGIPGLESAYSWISIPFCCLYATALSGNSMILFIIXTQHSLHEPMYYFLSVLSATDLGLTFSTMSTTLRILWFQANEISLDFCIVQMFFLHGFACTESGVLVGMAFDRYVAICNPLRYTMILTNSRIIQMGFLVIIRTLLLTVPPLLLLKPVSFCKRITLSHSYCYYPDVIKLACSDTRVNSICGLVDLILTIGIDIPCIVLSYILIIRSVLSIAFSEERHKAFSTCVSHIGAVAVFYIPLFSLSLVHRYGQSAPKVVLAMMANVYLLLPPVLNPIIYSVKTKQIRKAILSFLFAK